Proteins encoded together in one Salarias fasciatus chromosome 17, fSalaFa1.1, whole genome shotgun sequence window:
- the ipo8 gene encoding importin-8 isoform X2 — protein MDPNRIIQALKGTIDPNLRIAAENELNQSYKIINFAPTLLQIIVSEQVEFPVRQAAAIYLKNMVSQYWQDREPSVGEVVFPFNIHENDRQQIRDHIVEGIIRCPESIRAQLTMCLRAIIKHDFPGRWTAIVDKLSLYLQSQNSGGWYGSLLALYQLVKTYEYRKADEREPLLAAMQIFLPRIQQLIGQLLPDATIFSVLIQKQILKIFHALVQYSLPLQLINNTVMTQWMEILRAIMDRDVPAETLEVDEDDRPELAWWKCKKWALRIITRLFERYGSPGNVTKEYCQFADFFLKTYAVGIQQVLLKVVDQHRQKLYVAPRVLQQCLNYLNQALSHSLTWKQMKPHMQAICQEVIFPLMCYKDEDEKLWQEDPYEYIRMKFNLYDDHALPVTAAQSLLCKAARKRKEVLPQMMEFCHQTLVDPAADPRRKDGALHCIGAMAELLLKKRVYREQMELMLQNYVFPLLNSPMGYLRARSCWVLHCFSPLRFHDELVLRNAVELVRQDLLDDKEMPVKVEAAIALQTLVSNQEQAKLYIRPYIRPVMQELLHVVKETENDDLTNVIQKMICEYNQEVAAIAVDMTQNLAEIFTRVLQSEEYEENEDKTVMALGILSTIDTILTVMEDHKEITQKLEGICLQVIGLVLQKPIIEFYEEILSLAFGLTCQTISPQMWQLLGVLYEVFQHDCFDYFTDMMPLLHNYVTVDTDMLLSNPKHLEVIYSMCKKVLTIDAGEDAECHAAKLLEVIILQCRGRCIDQCIPLFVEAVLERLMRGVKSSELRTMCLQVAIAALYYNPALLLHTMDNMHFQHSQQPITAHFINQWMNDTEFFLGLHDRKMCIIGLSVLLELPGRPAVLEAVADQILPSILLLFLGLKHLYASRLINKPSLLARAGTQDEDQNEEIPSDEDEVSENRNAMQQSCMSAVQGGEDEDDDEDDYWDDDGLEGTPLEEYSTPLDYDNGEDEYQFFTAALLRVQNTDAAWYQTLTAPLSDDQKKQLQEIYSISQQRRSTAAKGQ, from the exons ATGGATCCGAACCGGATAATCCAGGCTCTGAAGGGGACCATCGACCCCAACCTGAGGATAGCGGCGGAGAACGAGCTCAACCAG TCCTACAAGATCATCAACTTCGCCCCCACCCTGCTCCAGATCATCGTGTCGGAGCAGGTGGAGTTCCCCGTTCGCCAGGCAG CCGCCATCTACCTGAAGAACATGGTGAGCCAGTACTGGCAGGACCGGGAGCCGTCGGTGGGCGAGGTCGTCTTCCCCTTCAACATCCACGAGAACGACCGGCAGCAGATCCGAGACCACATCGTGGAGGGCATCATCCGCTGCCCAGAGTCCAtacg cgcCCAGCTGACCATGTGTCTTCGCGCCATCATCAAGCACGACTTCCCGGGCCGCTGGACCGCCATCGTGGACAAGCTGAGCCTGTACCTGCAGTCCCAGAACAGCGGCGGCTGGTACGGCAGCCTGCTGGCCCTGTACCAGCTGGTCAAGACGTACGA gtaCAGGAAGGCGGATGAGCGGGAGCCGCTGCTGGCCGCCATGCAGATCTTCCTGCCCCGGATCCAGCAGCTCATCGGCCAGCTGCTGCCGGACGCCACCATCTTCTCCGTGCTCATCCAGAAGCAGATCCTCAAGATCTTCCATGCGCTGGTGCAG TACTCGCTGCCGCTGCAGCTCATCAACAACACCGTCATGACCCAGTGGATGGAGATCCTGCGAGCCATCATGGACCGGGACGTTCCAGct GAGACGCTGGAGGTGGACGAGGACGACCGGCCGGAGCTGGCCTGGTGGAAGTGTAAGAAGTGGGCCCTGCGGATCATCACCCGGCTGTTCGAGCG GTACGGCAGCCCCGGGAACGTGACCAAGGAGTACTGCCAGTTCGCCGACTTCTTCCTGAAGACGTACGCGGTGGGAATCCAGCag GTCCTCCTGAAGGTGGTGGACCAGCACCGGCAGAAGCTCTACGTCGCCCCCCGGGTGCTGCAGCAGTGCCTCAACTACCTGAACCAGGCGCTGTCCCACTCGCTCACCTGGAAGCAGATGAAGCCGCACATGCAG gCCATCTGCCAGGAGGTCATCTTCCCGCTCATGTGCTACAAAGACGAAGACGAGAAGCTGTGGCAGGAAGACCCGTACGAGTACATCCGCATGAAGTTCA ACCTGTACGACGACCACGCGCTGCCCGTCACCGCCGCCCAGAGCCTGCTGTGCAAAGCCGCTCGCAAGAggaaggag GTCCTGCCCCAGATGATGGAGTTCTGCCACCAGACGCTGGTCGACCCGGCCGCCGACCCCCGCCGCAAGGACGGCGCGCTGCACTGCATCGGCGCCAtggccgagctgctgctgaag AAGCGGGTGTACAGGGAGCAGATGGAGCTGATGCTGCAGAACTACGTCTTCCCGCTGCTGAACTCGCCCATGGGCTACCTGCGAGCCAGG TCCTGCTGGGTGCTGCACTGCTTCAGCCCGCTGCGCTTCCACGACGAGCTGGTGCTGCGGAACGCCGTGGAGCTGGTCCGGCAGGACCTGCTGGACGACAAGGAGATGCCGGTCAAGGTGGAGGCCGCCATCGCCCTGCAGACGCTGGTCAGCAACCAGGAgcaag ccaagCTGTACATCCGGCCGTACATCCGGCCCGtcatgcaggagctgctgcacgTCGTCAAGGAGACGGAGAACGACGACCTGACCAACGTCATCCAGAAGATGATCTGCGAGTACAACCAGGAAGTGGCGGCCATCGCCGTGGACATGACGCAGAACCTG GCGGAGATCTTCACCCGGGTGCTGCAGAGCGAGGAGTACGAGGAGAACGAGGACAAGACGGTGATGGCGCTCGGCATCCTCAGCACCATCGACACCATCCTCACCGTGATGGAGGACCACAAGGAG atcACCCAGAAGCTGGAGGGGATCTGCCTGCAGGTGATCGGCCTGGTCCTACAGAAGCCCATCATAG agttCTACGAGGAGATCCTGTCGCTGGCCTTCGGCCTCACCTGTCAGACCATCTCGCCCCAGATGTGGCAGCTGCTGGGCGTCCTCTACGAGGTCTTCCAGCACGACTGCTTCGACTACTTCACAG ACATGATGCCTCTCCTGCATAACTACGTCACCGTGGACACCGACATGCTGCTGTCCAACCCCAAGCACCTGGAGGTCATCTACAGCATGTGCAAGAAG GTTCTGACCATCGACGCCGGAGAGGACGCGGAGTGTCACGCCGCCAAGCTGCTGGAGGTCATCATCCTGCAGTGCCGAGGCCGCTGCATCGACCAG TGCATCCCCCTGTTTGTGGAGGCGGTGCTGGAGCGCCTGATGCGGGGCGTGAAGTCCAGCGAGCTGCGGACCATGTGCCTGCAGGTGGCCATCGCGGCGCTGTACTACAACCCggcgctgctgctccacaccaTGGACAACATGCACTTCCAGCACAGCCAGCAGCCGATCACGGCCCACTTCATCAACCAGTGGATGAACGACACCGAGTTCTTCCTGGG cCTCCACGACCGGAAGATGTGCATCATCGGGCTGAgcgtgctgctggagctgccggGCCGGCCGGCCGTGCTGGAGGCCGTGGCCGACCAGATCCTgccctccatcctgctgctcttcctgggCCTCAAGCACCTCTACGCCTCGCGCCTCATCAACAAGCCCAGCCTGCTGGCCCGGGCCGGGACCCAGGACGAGGACCAGAACG agGAGATCCCCAGCGATGAAGACGAGGTGAGCGAGAACCGGAACGCCATGCAGCAGTCCTGCATGTCGGCCGTCCAGGGcggcgaggacgaggacgacgacgaggacgacTACTGGGACGACGACGGCCTGGAGGGGACGCCGCTGGAGGAGTACAGCACGCCGCTGGACTATGACAACGGCGAGGACGAGTACCAGTTCTTCACCGCCGCGCTGCTCC gggtgcAGAACACCGACGCAGCCTGGTACCAGACCCTGACGGCGCCGCTCAGCGACGACCAGAAGAAGCAGCTCCAGGAGATCTACAGCATttcccagcagaggaggagcacGGCGGCCAAGGGCCAGTg a
- the ipo8 gene encoding importin-8 isoform X1, which produces MDPNRIIQALKGTIDPNLRIAAENELNQSYKIINFAPTLLQIIVSEQVEFPVRQAAAIYLKNMVSQYWQDREPSVGEVVFPFNIHENDRQQIRDHIVEGIIRCPESIRAQLTMCLRAIIKHDFPGRWTAIVDKLSLYLQSQNSGGWYGSLLALYQLVKTYEYRKADEREPLLAAMQIFLPRIQQLIGQLLPDATIFSVLIQKQILKIFHALVQYSLPLQLINNTVMTQWMEILRAIMDRDVPAETLEVDEDDRPELAWWKCKKWALRIITRLFERYGSPGNVTKEYCQFADFFLKTYAVGIQQVLLKVVDQHRQKLYVAPRVLQQCLNYLNQALSHSLTWKQMKPHMQAICQEVIFPLMCYKDEDEKLWQEDPYEYIRMKFNLYDDHALPVTAAQSLLCKAARKRKEVLPQMMEFCHQTLVDPAADPRRKDGALHCIGAMAELLLKKRVYREQMELMLQNYVFPLLNSPMGYLRARSCWVLHCFSPLRFHDELVLRNAVELVRQDLLDDKEMPVKVEAAIALQTLVSNQEQAKLYIRPYIRPVMQELLHVVKETENDDLTNVIQKMICEYNQEVAAIAVDMTQNLAEIFTRVLQSEEYEENEDKTVMALGILSTIDTILTVMEDHKEITQKLEGICLQVIGLVLQKPIIGMAEFYEEILSLAFGLTCQTISPQMWQLLGVLYEVFQHDCFDYFTDMMPLLHNYVTVDTDMLLSNPKHLEVIYSMCKKVLTIDAGEDAECHAAKLLEVIILQCRGRCIDQCIPLFVEAVLERLMRGVKSSELRTMCLQVAIAALYYNPALLLHTMDNMHFQHSQQPITAHFINQWMNDTEFFLGLHDRKMCIIGLSVLLELPGRPAVLEAVADQILPSILLLFLGLKHLYASRLINKPSLLARAGTQDEDQNEEIPSDEDEVSENRNAMQQSCMSAVQGGEDEDDDEDDYWDDDGLEGTPLEEYSTPLDYDNGEDEYQFFTAALLRVQNTDAAWYQTLTAPLSDDQKKQLQEIYSISQQRRSTAAKGQ; this is translated from the exons ATGGATCCGAACCGGATAATCCAGGCTCTGAAGGGGACCATCGACCCCAACCTGAGGATAGCGGCGGAGAACGAGCTCAACCAG TCCTACAAGATCATCAACTTCGCCCCCACCCTGCTCCAGATCATCGTGTCGGAGCAGGTGGAGTTCCCCGTTCGCCAGGCAG CCGCCATCTACCTGAAGAACATGGTGAGCCAGTACTGGCAGGACCGGGAGCCGTCGGTGGGCGAGGTCGTCTTCCCCTTCAACATCCACGAGAACGACCGGCAGCAGATCCGAGACCACATCGTGGAGGGCATCATCCGCTGCCCAGAGTCCAtacg cgcCCAGCTGACCATGTGTCTTCGCGCCATCATCAAGCACGACTTCCCGGGCCGCTGGACCGCCATCGTGGACAAGCTGAGCCTGTACCTGCAGTCCCAGAACAGCGGCGGCTGGTACGGCAGCCTGCTGGCCCTGTACCAGCTGGTCAAGACGTACGA gtaCAGGAAGGCGGATGAGCGGGAGCCGCTGCTGGCCGCCATGCAGATCTTCCTGCCCCGGATCCAGCAGCTCATCGGCCAGCTGCTGCCGGACGCCACCATCTTCTCCGTGCTCATCCAGAAGCAGATCCTCAAGATCTTCCATGCGCTGGTGCAG TACTCGCTGCCGCTGCAGCTCATCAACAACACCGTCATGACCCAGTGGATGGAGATCCTGCGAGCCATCATGGACCGGGACGTTCCAGct GAGACGCTGGAGGTGGACGAGGACGACCGGCCGGAGCTGGCCTGGTGGAAGTGTAAGAAGTGGGCCCTGCGGATCATCACCCGGCTGTTCGAGCG GTACGGCAGCCCCGGGAACGTGACCAAGGAGTACTGCCAGTTCGCCGACTTCTTCCTGAAGACGTACGCGGTGGGAATCCAGCag GTCCTCCTGAAGGTGGTGGACCAGCACCGGCAGAAGCTCTACGTCGCCCCCCGGGTGCTGCAGCAGTGCCTCAACTACCTGAACCAGGCGCTGTCCCACTCGCTCACCTGGAAGCAGATGAAGCCGCACATGCAG gCCATCTGCCAGGAGGTCATCTTCCCGCTCATGTGCTACAAAGACGAAGACGAGAAGCTGTGGCAGGAAGACCCGTACGAGTACATCCGCATGAAGTTCA ACCTGTACGACGACCACGCGCTGCCCGTCACCGCCGCCCAGAGCCTGCTGTGCAAAGCCGCTCGCAAGAggaaggag GTCCTGCCCCAGATGATGGAGTTCTGCCACCAGACGCTGGTCGACCCGGCCGCCGACCCCCGCCGCAAGGACGGCGCGCTGCACTGCATCGGCGCCAtggccgagctgctgctgaag AAGCGGGTGTACAGGGAGCAGATGGAGCTGATGCTGCAGAACTACGTCTTCCCGCTGCTGAACTCGCCCATGGGCTACCTGCGAGCCAGG TCCTGCTGGGTGCTGCACTGCTTCAGCCCGCTGCGCTTCCACGACGAGCTGGTGCTGCGGAACGCCGTGGAGCTGGTCCGGCAGGACCTGCTGGACGACAAGGAGATGCCGGTCAAGGTGGAGGCCGCCATCGCCCTGCAGACGCTGGTCAGCAACCAGGAgcaag ccaagCTGTACATCCGGCCGTACATCCGGCCCGtcatgcaggagctgctgcacgTCGTCAAGGAGACGGAGAACGACGACCTGACCAACGTCATCCAGAAGATGATCTGCGAGTACAACCAGGAAGTGGCGGCCATCGCCGTGGACATGACGCAGAACCTG GCGGAGATCTTCACCCGGGTGCTGCAGAGCGAGGAGTACGAGGAGAACGAGGACAAGACGGTGATGGCGCTCGGCATCCTCAGCACCATCGACACCATCCTCACCGTGATGGAGGACCACAAGGAG atcACCCAGAAGCTGGAGGGGATCTGCCTGCAGGTGATCGGCCTGGTCCTACAGAAGCCCATCATAGGTatggcag agttCTACGAGGAGATCCTGTCGCTGGCCTTCGGCCTCACCTGTCAGACCATCTCGCCCCAGATGTGGCAGCTGCTGGGCGTCCTCTACGAGGTCTTCCAGCACGACTGCTTCGACTACTTCACAG ACATGATGCCTCTCCTGCATAACTACGTCACCGTGGACACCGACATGCTGCTGTCCAACCCCAAGCACCTGGAGGTCATCTACAGCATGTGCAAGAAG GTTCTGACCATCGACGCCGGAGAGGACGCGGAGTGTCACGCCGCCAAGCTGCTGGAGGTCATCATCCTGCAGTGCCGAGGCCGCTGCATCGACCAG TGCATCCCCCTGTTTGTGGAGGCGGTGCTGGAGCGCCTGATGCGGGGCGTGAAGTCCAGCGAGCTGCGGACCATGTGCCTGCAGGTGGCCATCGCGGCGCTGTACTACAACCCggcgctgctgctccacaccaTGGACAACATGCACTTCCAGCACAGCCAGCAGCCGATCACGGCCCACTTCATCAACCAGTGGATGAACGACACCGAGTTCTTCCTGGG cCTCCACGACCGGAAGATGTGCATCATCGGGCTGAgcgtgctgctggagctgccggGCCGGCCGGCCGTGCTGGAGGCCGTGGCCGACCAGATCCTgccctccatcctgctgctcttcctgggCCTCAAGCACCTCTACGCCTCGCGCCTCATCAACAAGCCCAGCCTGCTGGCCCGGGCCGGGACCCAGGACGAGGACCAGAACG agGAGATCCCCAGCGATGAAGACGAGGTGAGCGAGAACCGGAACGCCATGCAGCAGTCCTGCATGTCGGCCGTCCAGGGcggcgaggacgaggacgacgacgaggacgacTACTGGGACGACGACGGCCTGGAGGGGACGCCGCTGGAGGAGTACAGCACGCCGCTGGACTATGACAACGGCGAGGACGAGTACCAGTTCTTCACCGCCGCGCTGCTCC gggtgcAGAACACCGACGCAGCCTGGTACCAGACCCTGACGGCGCCGCTCAGCGACGACCAGAAGAAGCAGCTCCAGGAGATCTACAGCATttcccagcagaggaggagcacGGCGGCCAAGGGCCAGTg a